In Juglans microcarpa x Juglans regia isolate MS1-56 chromosome 4S, Jm3101_v1.0, whole genome shotgun sequence, a single window of DNA contains:
- the LOC121263483 gene encoding GRF1-interacting factor 1-like codes for MQQHLMPMTAAYHPSNVTTDHIQQYLDENKSLILKIVESQNSGKISECAENQARLQRNLMYLAAIADSQPQPPTMHGQFPSGGIMQPGAQYMHHQQAQQMTPQSLMAARSSMYGQQSFSALQQQQALHSQLGMSSGGSAGLHMLQNDANHAGGNGALGLGGFPDFGRGSSGEGLQGGSRGIAGGSKQDIGNAGSAEGRGGSSASRDVDGGDTLYLKAADDGN; via the exons ATGCAGCAGCACCTGATGCCCATGACGGCAGCCTACCACCCCAGCAACGTGACCACTGATCACATTCAACAG TATCTGGATGAGAACAAATCTCTTATTCTGAAGATTGTCGAGAGCCAGAATTCAGGAAAAATTAGCGAGTGTGCAGA GAACCAAGCAAGGCTGCAGCGAAACCTTATGTACCTGGCTGCAATTGCAGATTCTCAACCCCAACCCCCTACCATGCACGGTCAG TTTCCTTCCGGTGGAATTATGCAGCCAGGAGCACAATACATGCACCATCAACAGGCTCAACAGATGACACCACAGTCGCTCATGGCAGCACGCTCCTCCATGTACGGCCAACAGTCATTTTCAGCACTGCAACAGCAGCAAGCCTTGCACAGCCAGCTTGGTATGAGCTCTGGTGGAAGTGCAGGACTTCACATGCTGCAAAATGATGCTAATCATGCTGGAGGTAATGGGGCGCTTGGGCTTGGAGGGTTTCCTGATTTTGGCCGTGGATCCAGTGGAGAAGGCTTGCAGGGTGGTAGTAGGGGGATTGCTGGTGGAAGTAAGCAAGATATTGGGAATGCTGGGTCTGCTGAAGGACGAGGGGGTAGCTCTGCGAGCCGCGATGTTGATGGAGGTGATACTCTTTACTTAAAAGCTGCTGATGATGGGAATTGA